The following proteins are co-located in the Sphaeramia orbicularis chromosome 24, fSphaOr1.1, whole genome shotgun sequence genome:
- the sprtn gene encoding DNA-dependent metalloprotease SPRTN isoform X1, translating to MDEDLLLAIQLQEQFDNEYQDSLLSPNGFQVDGFGQSSKKRKVEVAGGGGSDVVPYMQPQRPMSVVDESWEMLDPNPDVRAMFLEFNDTFFWGKLSGVEVKWSPRMTLCAGVCSYEGRGGLCSIRLSEPLLKLRPRKDLVQTLLHEMIHALLFVTQNNRDRDGHGPEFCKHMNRINKASGANITVFHSFHDEVDVYRQHWWRCDGPCQNRRPFFGYVKRAMNRAPSHLDPWWEDHRRTCGGTYTKIKEPEGYSKKGKTGEKKDKKTTSGNMKSSSTSKGSRSQDIRNIIPFSGKGFSLGGTSQTSTSSPPLVSVVKTSSSSPASPPQKVLPLSSPRNSLTSPVRSGLDDQTKCISSASPPVRPGNPSGQKPNMKKSVSNTRVFVNVTGSPVRISKANGAEKVKQRSIDELFNNSNLRKPSSSSNSDWMPTLSASSDFPRSTKPSPSKSTPSVVPPKSSPKKPQQSKYFSDSNSSNNTSGAAVRGQASRKRSWDDARSSASIFDFFQKTLSSNSAASRESINAKLPAMQQRTASASSSSASSPHSSAGQHGATSSSLSSSSSSAALMVSCPVCQVKVQESKINEHLDSCLS from the exons ATGGATGAGGACTTACTGCTCGCTATTCAGCTCCAGGAGCAGTTTGACAATGAATACCAGGACTCTTTACTTTCACCAAACGGATTTCAGGTCGATGGCTTCGGACAAAGCAGTAAGAAACGGAAAGTGGAGGTAGCAGGAGGTGGTGGCAGTGATGTTGTCCCCTACATGCAGCCCCAGAGGCCAATGTCTGTCGTGGACGAGTCATGGGAGATGCTGGACCCGAATCCCGATGTCAGAGCCATGTTCCTGGAGTTCAATGACACGTTCTTCTGGGGTAAACTCAGTGGGGTCGAAGTGAAGTGGAGCCCGAGGATGACACT gTGTGCTGGTGTGTGTTCATATGAGGGTCGAGGTGGACTGTGTTCAATCAGACTCAGTGAACCTCTGCTGAAGCTCAGACCGAGAAAAGACTTGGTGCAG ACTCTGCTGCACGAAATGATTCACGCTCTCCTGTTCGTGACCCAGAACAACAGAGACCGAGATGGGCACGGACCCGAGTTCTGCAAACACATGAACCGTATCAACAAAGCCAGTGGGGCTAACATCACT GTCTTCCACAGTTTCCACGATGAGGTCGATGTGTATCGGCAGCACTGGTGGAGATGCGACGGGCCCTGTCAGAACCGAAGGCCCTTCTTTGGGTACGTGAAGAGGGCCATGAACCGGGCTCCGTCCCATCTCGACCCCTGGTGGGAGGACCACAGAAGGACATGTGGTGGGACTTACACTAAGATCAAGGAGCCTGAAGGATACAGCAAAAAAGGCAAGACCGGCGAGAAAAAGGATAAGAAGACGACGTCAGGAAACATGAAGTCTTCGAGTACGAGCAAAG GTTCCAGGTCACAGGACATCAGAAACATCATCCCCTTCAGTGGAAAAGGCTTTTCTCTGGGAGGGACGTCACAGACCTCCACATCTTCACCTCCACTTGTGTCTGTTGTGAAAACGTCGTCTTCTAGCCCCGCCTCACCTCCACAGAAAGTCCTCCCCCTTTCATCTCCTCGTAACAGCCTCACCTCCCCCGTCCGGTCTGGACTAGACGACCAAACCAAATGTATCTCCAGTGCCTCCCCCCCGGTCAGACCAGGAAACCCCTCCGGACAGAAGCCAAATATGAAGAAGTCCGTCAGCAACACCAGGGTTTTTGTCAACGTTACCGGCTCACCAGTGAGGATCTCAAAAGCAAACGGAGCGGAAAAGGTAAAACAGAGGTCCATTGATGAACTCTTTAACAACTCAAACCTGAGAAAACCCTCTAGTTCGTCGAATTCAGACTGGATGCCTACGTTAAGTGCCTCCTCTGACTTTCCTCGTTCAACTAAACCTAGTCCGAGCAAATCCACCCCATCTGTAGTTCCACCCAAGTCGAGCCCAAAAAAACCACAACAGTCCAAGTATTTCAGTGACTCTAACAGTAGTAATAATACATCTGGGGCTGCTGTCAGGGGTCAGGCCTCTAGAAAAAGGTCATGGGATGACGCGAGAAGCTCCGCCAGCATCTTCGACTTCTTCCAAAAGACGCTGAGCAGCAACTCAGCGGCATCAAGGGAATCGATAAACGCAAAATTACCTGCAATGCAGCAAAGAACTGCCAGCgcatcctcctcctctgcttcgTCTCCTCATTCCTCTGCAGGACAGCACGGCGCTACCTCATCATCCttatcttcctcttcctcctcggctGCGCTGATGGTCAGCTGTCCCGTGTGCCAAGTGAAGGTACAGGAATCAAAGATCAACGAACATCTTGATTCGTGTCTCAGCTGA
- the sprtn gene encoding DNA-dependent metalloprotease SPRTN isoform X2 gives MDEDLLLAIQLQEQFDNEYQDSLLSPNGFQVDGFGQSSKKRKVEVAGGGGSDVVPYMQPQRPMSVVDESWEMLDPNPDVRAMFLEFNDTFFWGKLSGVEVKWSPRMTLCAGVCSYEGRGGLCSIRLSEPLLKLRPRKDLVQTLLHEMIHALLFVTQNNRDRDGHGPEFCKHMNRINKASGANITVFHSFHDEVDVYRQHWWRCDGPCQNRRPFFGYVKRAMNRAPSHLDPWWEDHRRTCGGTYTKIKEPEGYSKKGKTGEKKDKKTTSGNMKSSSTSSGSRSQDIRNIIPFSGKGFSLGGTSQTSTSSPPLVSVVKTSSSSPASPPQKVLPLSSPRNSLTSPVRSGLDDQTKCISSASPPVRPGNPSGQKPNMKKSVSNTRVFVNVTGSPVRISKANGAEKVKQRSIDELFNNSNLRKPSSSSNSDWMPTLSASSDFPRSTKPSPSKSTPSVVPPKSSPKKPQQSKYFSDSNSSNNTSGAAVRGQASRKRSWDDARSSASIFDFFQKTLSSNSAASRESINAKLPAMQQRTASASSSSASSPHSSAGQHGATSSSLSSSSSSAALMVSCPVCQVKVQESKINEHLDSCLS, from the exons ATGGATGAGGACTTACTGCTCGCTATTCAGCTCCAGGAGCAGTTTGACAATGAATACCAGGACTCTTTACTTTCACCAAACGGATTTCAGGTCGATGGCTTCGGACAAAGCAGTAAGAAACGGAAAGTGGAGGTAGCAGGAGGTGGTGGCAGTGATGTTGTCCCCTACATGCAGCCCCAGAGGCCAATGTCTGTCGTGGACGAGTCATGGGAGATGCTGGACCCGAATCCCGATGTCAGAGCCATGTTCCTGGAGTTCAATGACACGTTCTTCTGGGGTAAACTCAGTGGGGTCGAAGTGAAGTGGAGCCCGAGGATGACACT gTGTGCTGGTGTGTGTTCATATGAGGGTCGAGGTGGACTGTGTTCAATCAGACTCAGTGAACCTCTGCTGAAGCTCAGACCGAGAAAAGACTTGGTGCAG ACTCTGCTGCACGAAATGATTCACGCTCTCCTGTTCGTGACCCAGAACAACAGAGACCGAGATGGGCACGGACCCGAGTTCTGCAAACACATGAACCGTATCAACAAAGCCAGTGGGGCTAACATCACT GTCTTCCACAGTTTCCACGATGAGGTCGATGTGTATCGGCAGCACTGGTGGAGATGCGACGGGCCCTGTCAGAACCGAAGGCCCTTCTTTGGGTACGTGAAGAGGGCCATGAACCGGGCTCCGTCCCATCTCGACCCCTGGTGGGAGGACCACAGAAGGACATGTGGTGGGACTTACACTAAGATCAAGGAGCCTGAAGGATACAGCAAAAAAGGCAAGACCGGCGAGAAAAAGGATAAGAAGACGACGTCAGGAAACATGAAGTCTTCGAGTACGAG CTCAGGTTCCAGGTCACAGGACATCAGAAACATCATCCCCTTCAGTGGAAAAGGCTTTTCTCTGGGAGGGACGTCACAGACCTCCACATCTTCACCTCCACTTGTGTCTGTTGTGAAAACGTCGTCTTCTAGCCCCGCCTCACCTCCACAGAAAGTCCTCCCCCTTTCATCTCCTCGTAACAGCCTCACCTCCCCCGTCCGGTCTGGACTAGACGACCAAACCAAATGTATCTCCAGTGCCTCCCCCCCGGTCAGACCAGGAAACCCCTCCGGACAGAAGCCAAATATGAAGAAGTCCGTCAGCAACACCAGGGTTTTTGTCAACGTTACCGGCTCACCAGTGAGGATCTCAAAAGCAAACGGAGCGGAAAAGGTAAAACAGAGGTCCATTGATGAACTCTTTAACAACTCAAACCTGAGAAAACCCTCTAGTTCGTCGAATTCAGACTGGATGCCTACGTTAAGTGCCTCCTCTGACTTTCCTCGTTCAACTAAACCTAGTCCGAGCAAATCCACCCCATCTGTAGTTCCACCCAAGTCGAGCCCAAAAAAACCACAACAGTCCAAGTATTTCAGTGACTCTAACAGTAGTAATAATACATCTGGGGCTGCTGTCAGGGGTCAGGCCTCTAGAAAAAGGTCATGGGATGACGCGAGAAGCTCCGCCAGCATCTTCGACTTCTTCCAAAAGACGCTGAGCAGCAACTCAGCGGCATCAAGGGAATCGATAAACGCAAAATTACCTGCAATGCAGCAAAGAACTGCCAGCgcatcctcctcctctgcttcgTCTCCTCATTCCTCTGCAGGACAGCACGGCGCTACCTCATCATCCttatcttcctcttcctcctcggctGCGCTGATGGTCAGCTGTCCCGTGTGCCAAGTGAAGGTACAGGAATCAAAGATCAACGAACATCTTGATTCGTGTCTCAGCTGA
- the exoc8 gene encoding exocyst complex component 8 gives MSETGNRLRKLLESPNFDPQNYVKQLSQQSDGDRDLQEHRQKIQNLADETAQNLKKNVYKNYRQFIETAKEISYLESEMYQLSHILTEQKSIMESITQALLSTDKDETSKEMQAAFPKETEELKQRTLTSLLEKVEGGKNIMDTPGRHLIYNGDLAEFDVDNMSPIQRVHAFLMNDCLLIATWLPNRRGTVKYKYNALYDLESFAVVNVKDNPPMKDMFKILMFPDSRIFQAENSKVKKEWLEILDETKKNKVTKDRHKKEEEVPTSPVRAEVSTNPFDVDDEPADVEENVDLTLEWIQELPEDLDVCIAQRDFEGAVDLLDKLNEYLKDQPVTQKVKELRSKVDERVRQLTEVLVFELSPDRSLRGGPKATRRAVSQLIRLGQSTKACELFLKNRAAAVQTAIRQLRIEGATLLYIHKLCNIFFTSLLETAKEFEMDFAGNTGCYSAFVVWSRSAMRMFVDAFSKQVFDSKESLSTAAECVKVAKEHCQQLTEIGLDLTFTLQSLLVKDIKAALQSYKDIIIEATKHRNSEEMWRRMNLMTPEALAKLKDEMRTCGMGTFEQYTGDDCWVNLSYTVVAFTKQMMSFLEEGLKLYFPELHMVLLESLREIILVAVQHVDYSLRCEQDPEKKAFILQNATFLHDTVLPVVERRFEEGVGKPAKQLQDLRKSTRPVRINPESTTSVV, from the exons ATGTCGGAAACGGGCAACCGACTTCGTAAACTGCTGGAATCGCCAAATTTCGACCCTCAGAATTACGTGAAGCAACTGTCGCAGCAGTCCGACGGCGACAGAGACCTGCAGGAGCATCGGCAGAAAATCCAAAACTTAGCTGATGAAACGGCCcagaacctgaagaaaaatgtCTACAAGAATTACAGGCAGTTCATAGAGACCGCTAAGGAGATTTCGTATCTGGAGAGTGAGATGTACCAGCTGAGTCACATCCTGACTGAGCAGAAGAGCATCATGGAGAGCATCACCCAGGCTCTGCTGTCCACAGATAAGGATGAGACCTCCAAGGAGATGCAGGCTGCTTTCCCTAAAGAGACAGAGGAGCTGAAGCAGAGGACACTCACTTCTCTGCTGGAGAAAGTGGAAGGGGGTAAAAACATCATGGACACACCAGGGAGGCATTTAATCTACAATGGAGATCTGGCTGAGTTTGATGTTGACAACATGTCCCCCATCCAGAGAGTCCATGCTTTCCTCATGAATGACTGTCTGCTTATTGCTACCTGGCTGCCCAACCGCCGTGGCACTGTCAAGTACAAATACAACGCCCTGTATGACCTGGAGAGCTTTGCTGTGGTCAACGTAAAGGACAACCCTCCCATGAAGGACATGTTCAAGATCCTGATGTTCCCAGACAGCCGCATCTTTCAGGCCGAGAACAGCAAAGTCAAAAAGGAGTGGCTGGAGATCCTGGATGAAACCAAGAAGAATAAAGTGACCAAGGACAGGCACAAGAAAGAAGAGGAGGTCCCCACTTCTCCTGTACGAGCTGAGGTGTCCACCAACCCCTTTGACGTGGATGATGAGCCGGCTGACGTAGAAGAAAATGTGGATCTCACCCTGGAGTGGATCCAGGAGCTCCCTGAGGACCTGGACGTGTGCATCGCCCAGAGAGACTTTGAGGGCGCCGTGGACCTGCTGGACAAGCTCAATGAGTATCTCAAAGACCAGCCGGTCACCCAGAAGGTCAAAGAGCTCAGGTCCAAAGTGGATGAGCGGGTTCGGCAGCTGACAGAGGTCTTGGTGTTTGAGCTGTCTCCAGATCGGTCACTTCGGGGTGGACCCAAGGCCACCAGGCGAGCCGTGTCCCAGCTCATCAGACTAG GTCAGTCCACCAAAGCATGCGAACTGTTTCTGAAGAACCGTGCTGCCGCCGTCCAGACGGCCATCCGGCAGCTTCGCATCGAAGGAGCCACTCTGCTCTACATCCACAAACTCTGCAACATCTTCTTTACCAGTTTGCTGGAAACGGCCAAAGAGTTCGAGATGGACTTTGCAGGGAACACGGGCTGCTACTCGGCCTTCGTGGTCTGGTCCAGATCAGCCATGAGGATGTTTGTGGACGCCTTCAGCAAACAg GTGTTTGACAGTAAGGAGAGTCTGTCCACAGCCGCAGAGTGTGTTAAAGTGGCCAAGGAGCACTGTCAGCAGCTGACGGAGATTGGCCTGGACCTGACCTTCACCCTCCAGTCCCTGCTGGTCAAAGACATCAAGGCAGCACTGCAGAGCTACAAGGACATCATCATCGAAGCCACTAAGCACCGAAACTCCGAGGAGATGTGGAGGAGGATGAACCTCATGACCCCTGAGGCTTTGGCTAAACTGAAG GATGAGATGCGGACCTGTGGCATGGGCACCTTCGAGCAGTACACCGGCGACGACTGCTGGGTGAACCTGAGCTACACGGTGGTGGCCTTCACCAAGCAGATGATGAGCTTCCTGGAGGAGGGTCTGAAGCTCTACTTCCCTGAGCTGCACATGGTTCTGCTGGAGAGTCTGAGGGAGATCATCCTGGTGGCCGTGCAGCACGTGGACTACAGCCTCCGATGCGAACAGGACCCCGAGAAGAAGGCCTTCATCCTGCAGAACGCCACCTTCCTCCACGACACGGTGCTGCCCGTGGTGGAGCGGCGCTTCGAGGAGGGCGTGGGCAAACCCGCCAAACAGCTGCAGGACCTGAGGAAGAGCACCAGGCCGGTTCGGATCAACCCGGAGAGCACCACGTCGGTGGTCTGA